A single genomic interval of Psychroserpens sp. NJDZ02 harbors:
- the ribH gene encoding 6,7-dimethyl-8-ribityllumazine synthase, translating into MATTNLSAYDKTTIPNGEQFRFGIVVSEWNEDITQGLLEGAKSTLLEHGVKLENIAIWDVPGSYELIYGCKKMQNQRVDAVIAIGSVIQGETKHFDFVCEAVAQGIKDLNVIDETPVIFCVLTDNNKQQSIDRSGGKLGNKGVEAGVAALKMATLRHNA; encoded by the coding sequence ATGGCAACAACAAATTTATCAGCATACGATAAGACAACAATCCCAAACGGAGAGCAATTTCGGTTTGGGATTGTTGTTTCAGAATGGAACGAGGACATTACACAAGGTTTATTAGAAGGTGCTAAAAGTACACTCTTAGAGCACGGTGTAAAATTAGAGAATATTGCAATCTGGGATGTTCCTGGAAGTTATGAGCTAATTTATGGTTGTAAGAAAATGCAAAACCAAAGGGTAGATGCCGTTATTGCAATAGGTAGTGTTATCCAAGGCGAAACTAAGCATTTTGATTTTGTATGCGAAGCAGTAGCACAAGGGATAAAAGACCTTAATGTTATTGATGAAACGCCTGTTATCTTTTGTGTGCTTACGGATAATAATAAGCAACAATCTATTGACCGTTCTGGCGGAAAACTCGGTAATAAAGGTGTCGAAGCAGGTGTTGCAGCTTTAAAAATGGCAACATTACGTCACAACGCTTAG
- a CDS encoding riboflavin synthase subunit beta produces the protein MGLLSKRKNKKFDYTPRFYKGEGNPFEIKHKFDEHRTTVGENLNFKQKINNAFDEFKNSPDKAANRRVLVIIAVLIFLFLLLMGFDLSIFFPN, from the coding sequence ATGGGATTGCTATCTAAACGTAAAAATAAAAAGTTTGATTATACACCTCGTTTTTATAAAGGTGAAGGCAATCCGTTTGAAATAAAGCACAAATTTGACGAGCATAGAACTACCGTAGGTGAAAACCTTAACTTCAAACAAAAAATTAATAATGCTTTTGACGAGTTTAAAAACAGTCCAGATAAAGCAGCAAACAGGCGTGTTTTAGTAATTATAGCAGTTTTAATATTTCTATTTTTATTATTAATGGGCTTCGATTTATCCATATTCTTCCCTAACTAA
- the mutL gene encoding DNA mismatch repair endonuclease MutL: MADIIQLLPDHVANQIAAGEVVQRPASVVKELLENAIDADSTLIKLIIKDAGKTLVQVIDNGKGMTTTDARLSFERHATSKIKSAEDLFQLNTKGFRGEALASIAAIAHVELKTKQEHEDVGTAIVIEGSDIKSQEVVVTPKGTSLSVKHLFFNIPARRNFLKSNTVELRHIIDEFHRVALAHPSIGFSMFSNGNETFNLPQSNYRQRIVNIFGNKTNEKLVPVEEATEVLVISGFVGKPEFAKKSRNEQFFFVNDRFIKSAYLNHAINSAFEGLLKDGAQPSYYLNLTVNPQTIDINIHPTKTEIKFDDEHTLYAILRSAVKHSLGQFNIAPVLDFDRDANLDTPYSYEQKGMPSVEVDRSFNPFKEDTPKVKTVASTPTYKKEPSANWESLYVGLESKGTKTTTDFSEIHFESQPQNESIFKNENAVEQKQTTYQLNNKFIISTIKSGMLVIDQHRAHQRVLYEDFLRHITIKEGVSQQLLFPLELHFSNQEIALINQLKEDLESTGFIFQSIENETVQITGVPVNVPESEVSIILEQLISDVENEVPDSNFSATDLLAKSMAKSLAIKTGQSLTNPEQEHLVNRLFGCTEPNVSPTNRTTFITMTVDELDKKFM; the protein is encoded by the coding sequence ATGGCAGATATTATTCAATTATTACCAGATCACGTTGCTAATCAAATCGCAGCAGGAGAGGTTGTACAACGTCCAGCTTCCGTTGTAAAGGAGCTGTTAGAAAATGCAATTGATGCAGATTCAACCCTTATTAAACTTATCATTAAAGATGCTGGTAAAACACTAGTTCAGGTTATTGATAATGGTAAAGGTATGACAACTACCGATGCTAGGTTAAGTTTTGAGCGTCATGCAACGTCCAAAATTAAATCTGCAGAGGATTTATTCCAATTAAACACTAAGGGATTTAGAGGAGAAGCTTTGGCTAGTATTGCGGCGATTGCACATGTCGAGCTTAAAACAAAACAAGAGCATGAAGATGTTGGGACGGCTATTGTTATAGAAGGTAGTGATATTAAGTCTCAGGAGGTAGTTGTTACGCCAAAAGGAACATCGTTATCTGTAAAGCATTTGTTTTTTAATATTCCTGCAAGGCGTAATTTTTTAAAGTCGAATACGGTAGAATTACGACATATTATTGACGAGTTTCATCGTGTGGCATTAGCGCATCCCTCAATTGGATTTTCGATGTTTAGTAATGGAAACGAAACGTTTAACTTACCGCAAAGTAACTATAGACAACGTATCGTTAATATTTTTGGAAACAAGACTAACGAAAAATTAGTACCAGTAGAAGAAGCTACGGAAGTACTTGTCATTTCAGGTTTTGTTGGAAAGCCGGAGTTTGCCAAAAAATCTAGAAACGAACAATTCTTTTTTGTTAATGATCGTTTTATTAAGAGTGCTTATCTTAATCATGCTATTAATTCAGCATTTGAAGGTTTATTAAAAGATGGCGCACAGCCAAGTTATTATTTAAATTTAACGGTTAATCCACAAACTATAGATATTAATATTCATCCAACAAAAACAGAGATTAAGTTTGATGATGAGCACACATTATACGCTATTTTAAGATCGGCAGTAAAGCATAGTTTAGGGCAGTTTAACATTGCACCTGTCTTAGATTTTGACCGTGATGCTAATTTAGATACACCGTATAGTTACGAACAAAAAGGAATGCCTAGTGTTGAAGTCGATCGTAGCTTTAACCCTTTTAAAGAGGATACGCCCAAAGTAAAAACAGTGGCAAGTACGCCGACATACAAAAAGGAACCTAGTGCTAATTGGGAGAGTTTATATGTTGGATTAGAATCTAAAGGCACAAAAACGACTACGGATTTTAGCGAAATTCATTTTGAAAGTCAACCTCAAAACGAAAGTATTTTTAAAAATGAAAATGCAGTAGAGCAGAAGCAAACGACGTATCAACTTAATAATAAATTTATTATAAGTACTATAAAATCGGGAATGTTAGTTATTGATCAACATCGTGCACACCAACGCGTATTGTATGAAGATTTTTTAAGACATATTACTATAAAAGAAGGGGTTAGTCAACAATTATTATTTCCTTTGGAATTACATTTCTCGAATCAAGAAATTGCGTTGATTAATCAATTGAAAGAAGATCTAGAATCTACTGGGTTTATATTTCAATCTATAGAAAACGAAACGGTGCAAATAACTGGTGTTCCAGTAAATGTTCCAGAAAGCGAAGTCTCTATAATTTTAGAACAGTTAATTAGTGATGTTGAAAATGAAGTCCCTGATAGTAATTTTTCAGCAACCGATTTATTAGCAAAATCTATGGCTAAAAGTTTAGCTATAAAAACAGGACAGTCTTTAACTAATCCTGAGCAAGAACATTTGGTAAACCGTTTGTTTGGTTGTACAGAGCCTAACGTATCACCAACTAATAGAACCACATTTATAACAATGACTGTGGACGAGTTAGATAAAAAATTTATGTAA
- a CDS encoding rhomboid family intramembrane serine protease → MMRITDTVKHLIILNVLMFFGTMTVGDGRLFYDLFAMHFPASDAFKPWQVVTHMFMHGGFTHLLFNMFALWMFGGPVEQRLGRNKFLFLYFSAGLAAVLFQLSGYYWDYLPALKTLLESGLSKSAINDIINFNILDGNQYTGQLLTEQLNTYFTENNISESVLNQANYQTLFETNVLVHNSTMVGASGCIMGILAAFGMMNPNAELMMLFLPIPIKAKYFIPGIILLDVISAFTGQSFFSPSNTAYLAHVGGALIGFFIMWYWRKTQFNKNRWDR, encoded by the coding sequence ATGATGAGAATAACAGATACGGTTAAACATCTAATAATTTTAAATGTACTAATGTTTTTTGGTACAATGACCGTAGGTGATGGTCGTTTATTTTACGATTTGTTTGCAATGCATTTTCCTGCAAGTGATGCTTTTAAGCCTTGGCAAGTCGTAACACACATGTTTATGCATGGTGGTTTTACGCACCTATTGTTTAATATGTTTGCTTTGTGGATGTTTGGAGGGCCAGTAGAACAACGTTTAGGTCGTAACAAGTTTTTATTTTTGTATTTCTCAGCTGGTTTAGCTGCAGTATTGTTTCAATTATCAGGTTATTATTGGGATTACCTTCCAGCTTTAAAAACTTTATTAGAATCAGGTTTAAGTAAGAGTGCAATTAATGATATTATCAATTTCAATATTTTAGACGGTAACCAATATACAGGACAGTTACTGACGGAGCAATTAAATACTTATTTTACTGAAAATAATATAAGCGAAAGTGTCCTTAATCAAGCAAATTATCAAACACTATTTGAAACTAACGTTTTAGTACATAATAGCACAATGGTAGGTGCATCAGGTTGTATAATGGGTATTTTAGCAGCTTTTGGTATGATGAATCCTAATGCGGAATTAATGATGCTATTTTTACCAATACCAATCAAAGCAAAATATTTTATTCCAGGGATTATACTATTAGATGTCATATCAGCGTTTACAGGACAGTCCTTTTTTAGTCCTAGTAATACAGCTTATTTGGCTCACGTTGGAGGTGCGCTTATTGGCTTTTTTATTATGTGGTATTGGCGTAAAACACAATTCAATAAAAACCGTTGGGATAGATAG
- a CDS encoding rhomboid family intramembrane serine protease, translating to MSQLEQLKYKYARLNVLEKIIAINVVVFLFAIIFRRVIPNFFRWLYLPSDFSGFLYKPWTIITYGFLHFDPIHVLFNMLWLYFLGGMMLNLFKAKTALSIYFMGIMAGGLAFLFGYNVLPQIFADTAYLIGASAGIRAILIFLCAYMPNKEMQFFTFNLKLWWIGAAITGFDILNIFGGNNAGGNLAHLGGAALGFLYAKQLAKGHDIGSGFERFMDWASNLFKVNSKPKMKTVYKKSKVAGYKKDEFNQFNNQKKIDIILDKISKSGYDSLSKEEKQFLFKAGK from the coding sequence ATGAGTCAGTTAGAACAACTAAAATATAAATATGCTAGGCTTAATGTCTTAGAAAAAATAATAGCAATTAATGTTGTTGTATTTTTGTTTGCTATTATATTTAGACGTGTGATTCCTAATTTTTTTAGGTGGTTATATTTGCCAAGTGATTTTTCTGGTTTTTTATATAAACCGTGGACTATAATAACTTATGGATTCCTTCATTTTGATCCTATCCATGTTTTATTTAATATGTTATGGTTGTACTTTTTAGGAGGTATGATGCTAAATTTATTTAAAGCTAAAACGGCTTTAAGTATCTATTTTATGGGTATCATGGCAGGGGGATTGGCCTTTCTGTTTGGATATAATGTATTACCTCAAATATTTGCAGATACAGCTTACTTGATTGGAGCATCAGCTGGTATTAGAGCAATCCTTATCTTTTTATGTGCCTATATGCCAAATAAAGAAATGCAGTTCTTTACCTTTAATTTAAAACTATGGTGGATCGGAGCTGCAATTACTGGTTTTGATATTTTAAATATATTTGGAGGGAATAATGCAGGTGGTAATTTAGCGCATCTAGGTGGTGCGGCTTTAGGTTTTTTGTATGCTAAGCAATTAGCTAAAGGCCATGATATAGGTAGCGGTTTTGAACGTTTTATGGATTGGGCTAGTAACTTGTTTAAAGTTAATAGCAAACCTAAAATGAAAACGGTTTACAAGAAAAGTAAAGTAGCGGGTTATAAGAAAGATGAATTTAATCAGTTTAATAATCAGAAAAAAATAGATATTATTTTGGATAAGATTAGTAAAAGTGGTTATGATAGTTTGTCTAAAGAAGAGAAGCAATTTTTGTTTAAAGCTGGAAAATAA
- a CDS encoding endonuclease/exonuclease/phosphatase family protein has protein sequence MKRLKFSEKVVFFINSVVAFLLLLSYVLPNIPPKTFATLSVLSLGVPFLILLNVLFFVYWLFKIKKQLLLSLVVITIGYFLFGSLYKFSNWEADGTEGLTVMNYNVRLFNFYEWIPEKGIDKKLVEFVKKEKPQVLNIQEYHLQDNLDFSFFKYKYVKLEGEKSKVGQAIFSQFPIINSGSVDFPNTANNAIFADIVKGKDTIRVYNLHLQSLRINPREQRLTTENSEKLINGIGEAFKLQQSQTELFLKHKNKSPYKVIISGDFNNSAFSYVYKTIRGDMKDSFKQQGNGFGRTYNFKFFPLRIDFLLVDKSWTVDNFKTYDVEYSDHYPILTKISF, from the coding sequence ATGAAGCGCTTAAAGTTTTCCGAGAAAGTTGTCTTCTTCATCAATTCTGTTGTTGCCTTTCTGCTCTTGCTATCTTATGTGTTGCCCAATATTCCGCCTAAAACATTTGCGACGCTATCGGTGTTAAGTTTAGGTGTTCCTTTTTTAATACTACTTAATGTTTTGTTTTTTGTATACTGGTTGTTCAAAATAAAAAAACAGTTATTATTGTCATTAGTGGTTATAACCATTGGTTATTTTTTATTTGGGTCGTTATATAAGTTTTCTAATTGGGAAGCAGATGGCACAGAAGGTTTGACTGTGATGAATTATAATGTACGCTTGTTTAATTTCTATGAATGGATTCCGGAAAAGGGAATCGATAAGAAGTTAGTAGAATTTGTTAAAAAAGAAAAACCACAAGTTTTAAATATTCAAGAATACCACTTACAAGACAATTTAGATTTTTCTTTTTTTAAATATAAATACGTAAAATTAGAGGGTGAAAAGTCTAAAGTCGGACAGGCTATATTTTCTCAATTTCCTATTATTAATTCTGGCTCGGTTGATTTTCCTAATACAGCAAACAATGCTATTTTTGCAGATATAGTTAAAGGTAAGGATACTATTAGGGTGTATAATTTACACCTACAGTCTTTGCGGATTAATCCTAGAGAGCAGCGTTTAACTACAGAGAATTCCGAAAAACTAATTAACGGTATTGGTGAAGCCTTTAAATTGCAGCAAAGTCAAACTGAATTGTTTTTGAAACATAAAAATAAAAGTCCTTATAAAGTTATTATTAGCGGCGACTTTAATAACTCTGCGTTTTCTTATGTTTATAAAACCATAAGAGGGGATATGAAAGATAGTTTTAAGCAGCAAGGAAATGGTTTTGGACGGACTTATAATTTTAAGTTTTTTCCTTTGCGAATAGATTTTTTACTTGTAGATAAATCGTGGACGGTTGATAATTTTAAAACGTATGATGTGGAGTATTCTGATCATTACCCAATCCTGACTAAAATATCATTTTAG
- a CDS encoding DUF6122 family protein gives MIQPIIHYGIHFGLPLLVALLCFKSQWKKAFLIMLLGFLIDIDHLLATPIFSPNRCSINFHPLHSYYAIAVYILLLVPKKTRLIGLGLVIHIIADTTDCYLMSY, from the coding sequence GTGATACAGCCCATTATACATTACGGCATCCATTTTGGCTTACCACTTTTAGTCGCACTACTCTGCTTTAAATCGCAGTGGAAAAAGGCCTTTTTAATAATGTTATTAGGCTTTTTAATAGATATTGACCACTTATTAGCAACACCTATCTTTTCGCCTAATAGATGCAGCATAAACTTCCATCCTTTACATAGTTATTATGCTATAGCGGTGTATATATTACTGCTAGTACCAAAAAAAACAAGATTGATAGGTCTTGGTTTAGTTATACATATTATCGCAGATACTACTGACTGTTATTTGATGTCTTACTAA
- a CDS encoding WbqC family protein — MNILIHPTYFPSIAQFVAIAKAESLTFEIHDNFQKQTYRNRTYIYGANGKLQLSVPVIHSHKERQLYKDVKISAKDNWQLVHWKSLESAYKTSPYFEFYEDDIRPLFQLKSDYIFDHNLKCFEIITACLQLDIAPKFTSNFNKTPTDLTDYRYLSNARKEQNMPLTPYTQVFGEKHGYINNLSILDLLFNEGTNALNYLETQQLP; from the coding sequence ATGAACATACTTATCCATCCAACATATTTCCCTAGTATCGCACAGTTTGTTGCTATTGCTAAAGCTGAAAGTTTGACCTTTGAGATACATGATAATTTTCAAAAGCAAACCTATAGAAACCGAACGTATATTTACGGAGCCAATGGAAAACTACAACTAAGTGTACCTGTTATTCATAGTCATAAAGAACGCCAGTTATACAAGGATGTAAAAATCAGTGCAAAGGACAACTGGCAATTGGTACACTGGAAAAGTTTAGAATCTGCTTACAAAACGTCACCTTATTTCGAATTTTATGAAGACGATATTCGCCCACTTTTTCAATTAAAATCTGATTACATCTTTGATCACAACTTAAAATGTTTCGAAATAATCACAGCGTGTTTACAGTTAGATATTGCACCCAAATTTACTTCTAACTTCAACAAAACACCAACTGATTTAACAGACTATCGTTACTTATCAAATGCTAGAAAAGAACAAAACATGCCACTTACCCCCTACACCCAAGTCTTTGGTGAAAAGCATGGTTATATTAATAATCTAAGTATATTGGATTTATTATTTAATGAAGGGACCAACGCGCTTAATTATTTAGAAACGCAACAATTACCATAA
- the lepB gene encoding signal peptidase I: MDITQWIIFFLVIQVLHGLATWKLYKKADRQAWEAFIPVYNAVILMKIINRPWWWTILLFLPIVNLILLPVIWVEIARSYGKNSAIDTFLAIFTLGFYSFYLNYVATDINHIKERDLQPRTELGDWVSSILFAVVAATIVHTYFIQPFLIPTSSLEKTLLVGDFLLVSKVHYGARAPQTTVAIPMIHDALPGTTTPSYLKFPQLPKFRLPAFQSIKRNDIVVFNWPVDTLVVINNPYGEVRHKPIDKKTNYVKRCVGLPGDTLSIKDGYVYIDGVKNQLPDRAKLQFFYKVILKNTTPEALYQKYKITEKQERYVFKTSASNFNKAEFQNYLKVKKIDVSVTKQDSLEVNFLANLDQKSFDLLKLDMAETALYVNLTEDLASIMKSDPEVLSVTKDLSSSTTENIFPNAPGYTWNRDFFGPIYIPQAGKTIALNLETLPIYKRVLTAYEGNTLKVNGNQILINDKVVDSYTFKQDYYWMMGDNRHNSQDARMWGFVPFDHVVGKPVFVWMSWDANGKGINKIRWNRLFTTVGGDGKLTSYFIPFLVLLGLIFGYNKYRKRKNA, encoded by the coding sequence ATGGACATTACACAGTGGATTATCTTTTTCTTAGTTATTCAAGTTTTACATGGATTAGCCACGTGGAAATTATATAAAAAAGCAGACCGACAAGCATGGGAAGCTTTTATACCTGTCTACAATGCTGTAATATTAATGAAGATTATTAATAGACCTTGGTGGTGGACGATCCTATTATTTTTACCTATTGTAAATCTTATTTTATTACCTGTTATTTGGGTTGAGATTGCCAGAAGTTATGGCAAAAACTCTGCTATCGATACTTTTCTAGCCATATTTACTTTAGGTTTTTATAGCTTTTATTTAAACTATGTTGCAACAGATATAAACCATATTAAAGAGAGAGACCTACAACCAAGAACAGAATTAGGAGATTGGGTAAGTTCTATTTTATTTGCTGTTGTCGCTGCCACTATAGTCCACACGTATTTTATACAGCCTTTTCTTATCCCAACCTCTTCCTTAGAAAAGACATTGTTAGTTGGTGATTTTTTATTAGTTAGTAAAGTACATTATGGTGCAAGAGCGCCACAAACGACTGTAGCCATACCGATGATACACGATGCCCTTCCTGGCACTACGACACCTTCCTATTTAAAATTCCCACAATTACCTAAATTTAGACTTCCTGCTTTTCAAAGTATCAAACGTAATGATATTGTTGTATTTAACTGGCCGGTAGATACGTTAGTGGTTATTAATAACCCTTACGGAGAAGTACGTCATAAGCCAATTGATAAAAAAACAAACTACGTAAAACGTTGTGTTGGTCTACCAGGTGATACATTATCTATAAAAGATGGATACGTTTATATCGATGGTGTTAAAAATCAACTTCCAGACAGAGCAAAGCTTCAGTTTTTTTATAAAGTAATATTAAAAAATACGACACCAGAAGCTTTATACCAAAAATATAAAATTACAGAAAAACAAGAACGTTACGTTTTTAAAACAAGTGCTTCAAATTTTAACAAAGCAGAGTTTCAAAACTATTTAAAAGTAAAAAAGATTGACGTTTCTGTAACAAAACAAGACTCTTTAGAAGTTAATTTTCTTGCTAATTTAGATCAGAAGTCTTTCGATTTATTAAAATTAGATATGGCCGAAACAGCCTTGTATGTTAATTTAACAGAAGATTTAGCATCAATAATGAAAAGTGATCCAGAGGTATTAAGCGTTACTAAAGATTTATCTTCTAGCACAACAGAAAATATTTTCCCTAATGCACCAGGTTACACTTGGAACAGAGACTTTTTTGGACCGATTTATATTCCGCAAGCTGGTAAAACCATCGCTTTAAATTTAGAAACCTTACCTATTTACAAACGTGTATTGACTGCTTATGAAGGTAATACACTTAAGGTTAACGGAAATCAAATTTTAATCAATGATAAAGTTGTAGACTCTTACACATTTAAACAAGACTACTACTGGATGATGGGAGACAACAGACATAACTCTCAAGATGCTAGAATGTGGGGGTTTGTTCCGTTTGACCACGTCGTTGGAAAACCTGTATTTGTATGGATGAGTTGGGATGCCAATGGCAAAGGAATTAATAAAATACGATGGAATAGACTATTTACCACCGTTGGAGGTGATGGAAAATTAACGTCTTACTTTATTCCATTTTTAGTGCTTCTAGGATTAATTTTTGGATATAATAAATATAGAAAACGTAAGAACGCTTAA
- the dapB gene encoding 4-hydroxy-tetrahydrodipicolinate reductase, with amino-acid sequence MKIALLGYGKMGKAIETIALQRGHTIVIKTSRDTNYNIKEADVAIDFSVPTAAFNNISNCINNQVPVISGTTGWLDKYDDMVSLCAKQKGAFIYASNFSLGVNIFFELNETLAKMMAKLNDYKLDIEEIHHTQKLDAPSGTAITLAEGIIKNNTKYQDWQLDTAPDNSIPIIAKRIPEVPGTHVIRYTSPIDTITIEHEAHNREGFALGAVIAAEWLVGKTGVFTMKDVLNIG; translated from the coding sequence ATGAAAATCGCTTTACTAGGCTATGGTAAAATGGGTAAAGCAATAGAGACTATTGCTTTACAACGTGGACACACCATAGTTATTAAAACATCACGAGACACAAACTACAATATAAAAGAGGCAGACGTCGCTATAGATTTCAGCGTACCAACAGCTGCTTTTAATAATATTAGCAACTGTATCAATAATCAAGTTCCTGTAATATCAGGTACTACAGGTTGGTTAGATAAATATGACGACATGGTTTCGCTTTGCGCAAAACAAAAAGGTGCTTTTATATATGCCTCCAATTTTAGCTTAGGCGTCAATATTTTTTTTGAACTCAACGAAACTTTAGCCAAAATGATGGCTAAGCTTAATGACTATAAGCTTGATATTGAAGAAATACATCACACCCAAAAGTTAGATGCACCAAGTGGTACAGCAATTACATTGGCAGAAGGTATTATCAAAAATAACACAAAGTATCAAGATTGGCAATTAGATACTGCTCCAGACAATAGTATTCCTATTATAGCTAAACGTATTCCCGAAGTTCCTGGAACACATGTTATACGCTACACAAGTCCTATTGACACTATTACAATCGAGCACGAAGCACATAACAGAGAAGGTTTTGCGTTAGGAGCTGTCATCGCAGCAGAATGGTTAGTAGGAAAAACAGGGGTATTTACTATGAAAGATGTGTTAAATATTGGGTAA
- a CDS encoding DUF5683 domain-containing protein, producing the protein MVNKSYFICLVFCLFCALSFAQDDSTATPADSTDQSEELPKVLKQKKKKKADKPIIIDTDVLKKTRPYDPLAPSKASFYSAILPGLGQAYNGKYWKIPIVYIALGTGVYFYVDNNKQYNRARDAYKRRLAGYSDDEFQGRLTDDALRSAQTSYRRNKELSLLVTIGFYALNILDANVDAHLLQYNISDDLSLRPNYRIEEFDNEGRVGLSLNFQF; encoded by the coding sequence GTGGTCAATAAGTCCTATTTTATTTGTTTAGTCTTTTGTTTATTTTGTGCACTATCCTTTGCTCAAGACGACTCTACTGCAACACCAGCAGATAGTACTGATCAATCTGAAGAGCTCCCAAAAGTCTTAAAACAAAAGAAAAAAAAGAAAGCTGACAAACCAATTATAATAGACACTGATGTTTTAAAAAAAACAAGACCGTATGATCCATTAGCACCATCTAAAGCGTCATTTTACTCAGCGATTTTACCCGGTTTAGGTCAAGCTTATAACGGTAAATACTGGAAAATACCAATCGTTTATATTGCATTAGGGACTGGAGTGTATTTTTATGTTGATAACAACAAACAATACAATCGGGCAAGAGATGCTTACAAAAGACGTTTAGCAGGCTATTCTGATGACGAGTTTCAGGGCCGATTAACGGATGACGCATTACGCTCGGCACAAACAAGTTACAGAAGAAACAAAGAGTTATCCTTACTAGTTACAATAGGATTTTATGCTTTAAATATTCTTGATGCCAATGTTGACGCGCATTTACTACAGTACAACATCAGTGACGACTTAAGTTTAAGACCAAATTATAGAATTGAAGAATTTGATAATGAAGGACGTGTTGGACTATCTTTAAATTTCCAATTTTAA
- a CDS encoding ParB/RepB/Spo0J family partition protein has product MAKAVKKQALGRGLSALLKDPENDIQSAKDKNADKVIGNIVELDLDSIEMNPFQPRTNFNEETLRELASSIKELGVIQPITVRKLGFEDYQLVSGERRFRASKSIGLKTIPAYIRIANDQESLEMALVENIQRQDLDPIEIAMSYQRLIDEIQLTQEQMSERVGKKRSTIANYLRLLKLDPIIQTGMRDGFLSMGHGRALITIEDQNIQLEIYETILTEKLSVRDTETLVRNYNTTKEVVVPVKKEKQTEELPIYVKKGVSAFSEYFGHKIDVKVASNGKGKITIPFHSEEDFNRIKKLVEGGQ; this is encoded by the coding sequence ATGGCGAAGGCAGTAAAAAAACAGGCTTTAGGACGTGGACTTTCAGCACTATTGAAAGACCCAGAAAATGACATACAATCTGCAAAAGATAAAAATGCAGATAAAGTAATTGGTAATATTGTCGAATTAGATTTGGATTCTATTGAAATGAATCCCTTTCAACCTCGTACTAATTTTAATGAAGAAACGCTGCGTGAATTAGCATCTTCTATTAAAGAACTAGGTGTTATACAACCAATTACAGTACGGAAATTAGGTTTTGAAGATTACCAATTAGTCTCTGGAGAACGTCGTTTTCGTGCTTCAAAATCAATCGGATTAAAAACAATTCCTGCATACATCAGGATTGCAAATGACCAAGAAAGTCTTGAAATGGCTTTGGTGGAAAATATCCAACGTCAAGATTTAGACCCAATAGAAATTGCAATGTCATACCAACGTTTAATTGACGAAATTCAATTAACGCAAGAACAAATGAGCGAGCGTGTTGGAAAAAAACGCAGTACTATTGCTAACTATTTACGTTTATTAAAATTAGATCCAATCATCCAAACAGGGATGCGTGATGGCTTTTTATCTATGGGTCACGGTCGAGCTCTTATTACTATTGAAGATCAAAATATACAGCTAGAAATTTACGAAACTATTTTAACGGAAAAATTATCCGTTAGAGATACTGAAACTTTAGTACGTAACTACAACACGACCAAAGAAGTTGTAGTACCTGTTAAAAAAGAAAAGCAAACTGAAGAACTGCCAATATATGTTAAAAAAGGCGTTAGTGCTTTTTCAGAATACTTTGGACATAAAATCGACGTTAAAGTAGCTAGTAATGGTAAAGGAAAAATCACTATTCCTTTTCATTCTGAAGAAGATTTTAACCGTATAAAAAAACTAGTAGAAGGTGGTCAATAA